The following nucleotide sequence is from Aggregicoccus sp. 17bor-14.
CAGGGCCCGCGGCCTAGAACAGGAGGTAGGGGTCTCCGGCGCTCCAGAAGTAGCCGCCGCTGATCACGTCCGTCAGGTACATCTGCACGCTCTGCACGAGGCCGATCTCGAACTCGCGCTGCGGGTAGTAGGTGCTGCCGATGACGAAGGGCTGGCCCTGGATCCACGACTCCACGTCGTTGGGGTGCACGTCGTACCAGGGCAGCTTCTCGCTCAGGCCCGCGCGGTAGAGGCTGCGGCTCGCGATCTGCCCGCAGTTGCGCGTGATGAGGTTGTACACACCGAAGATGGCGTCCGGCTCGTTGAAGTCGGTGCTCTCGAGCAGCGTGTACTCCAGCTGCGACTCTTGCAGCGGGGTGAAGTCCAGGATGTAGCCGTTGCCCTCGCGGTACTTCTGCGCCTCCAGGTACTCGGAGAAGGGGATGGGCTTCTTCATGCCGCCCGTCTCCCAGGAGTAGGACATGTCGTTGATGCGCATGGAGACGTGGCCGCCCGCGGACTTGTAGTGCTCGATGGCGTAGACGGGCTGCCAGATGATCATCTCCGTGTCGAAGCCGAAGGGGTCGCGGCCGGAGACGGGGTTGCCGCGCGCGAACGCGTAGAGGTTGAAGCCGTCCGCCATGCCGCGCCGGTCCGGCTGGGTCCAGCGGCCCAGGGCCGGGCTCGCGTAGCGGTCGCGGTGGTAGCGCAGGCCGCTCGCGTCGTGCTCGCGGCCCATGAAGCCCAGCGCCAGCTGCGGGCCCCCGCTCGTGCTGCTCGTGCGCTCGCCGAAGGCGTCGTAGCCGTAGCTCTTCACCACGCGGCCGCTCGCGTCCGTGACGGCGTAGATGCTGCCCAGCGCGTCCGCGAGCGGGAAGTAGACGCTGCCCGCCTGCTCGAAGGAGAGCAGCTCGTCGATGGCCTGCGGGTGGCTGAGGTAGCGGGTGCGCGTGGCGCCCGCCCCGTCCAGCTCCGCGAGCACGCTCACGCCGTCGGTGAGGTAGCGCTGGGTGGCCTGCGGGGACTGCTGCGAGACGCGCTGGCCGTTCGCATCGTAGGTGTACTGGTACTTCGTGCCGTCCGGCAGCTGCAGCTCGCGCAGGCGGTCCTCGCGGTCGTACACGTGGCGGCGCACCTGGGTGCCGGTGGTCTCGGTGCTCAGGTTGCCGTCCGGGTCGTAGGCGAAGGCGGTGCTGCTGGTGGCGCCGCCCGCTCCGGAGCTGGTCAGCGCGGTGACCTGGTTGAAGGTGTTGTTCGTGTACGTGGTGGTGCGGGTCTGGGGCGCGCCGTTGAGCACGCCGCTCATGTCCGCCATGGCCTGCCGCGTGCCTTGCGCGGTGAGGGTGTAGCTCACCTTGCGGCCGTTGCCGTAGGACACCGAGGTGAGGCGCAGCGCCTCGTCGTAGCCGTAGGTCTCGAGGCTGCCGTCCACGCTGCGCTTGCTCGCGAGCGTGCCGTCCGCGTTGTAGGTGTACGCGAAGCCCGCGAGCGCCGCGTCCCCGCGGGTGTGCACCAGCGAGAGCAGCTGGCCTGCGGCGTCGTAGGTGTATACCGAGCGCACGCCGTTGGGGCGGCTCACCCAGGCGCGGCGGCCCAGGGCGTCGTAGCCGAAGGTGGTGGCGCGGCCGGCCGCGTCCGTCATGCGCACCAGGCGGTTGTCCGCGTCGTACGCGTAGGTCGTGGCCACGCCGTCCACCGTCATCTTCGTGCGGTTGCCCGCGGCGTCGTACGCGTACTCGATGACGCTGCCCAGGGTGACGTCCTCCACGCGGGTGAGGCGGTCCACCGCGTCGTACTTCAGGTGGCGCTCGTGGCTGGGGGTGCGCTCGAGGGTGCGGTTGCCGTGCGCGTCGTAGTCGAAGGTGTAGACGGTGCCGTCGTCGAAGCGGCGCTCCTTCAGGCGGCCCGCGGCGTCGTACACGCGGGTGTGCACCTGGCCGCTCGCATCCGTGCGCGTCTGGGGGCGGCCCGCGTCGTCGTAGCCGTAGCGGGTCTCGCGGCCCAGCGGGTTCACGTCACTGACCACGCGGTTGGCGAGATCGTACACGCGATGGGTGTTCTGGCCGCCCGCGCGCACGTCCGAGCGGTTGCCGCGCGCGTCGTAGCCGTAGCTCACGCTGAGCAGCGGGCTCGCGGCGGACTCGATGCGCCCCCAGGTATCGTAGCCGTAGGTGACCTGGGCCATGCCCGGGCCGCTCTCACTGGTGAGGCGGCCGCCCGCGTCGAAGGTGCGGGCGGTGAGCCGGCCGAGCGGGTCCACCACGCGGGTGATGCGGCCCGCTGCGTCCAGCTCCGCCTGGGTCACGTTGCCCAGCGCATCCACGCTGGCGCAGGGCTGCGCGCCGACGCTCGCGTTCGCGCAGTACAGCTGCGTGTTGCGCGCGCCGTCCGGCTCCACCGTCTCCACCACGCGGCCCAGCGGGTCGCGCGTCCAGACGGTGCGCCCGCCGCGCGGGTCCACCTGCGCCCGCATGCGGCCCTCGCCGTCGTACTCGTAGCGGGTGACGGCGCCCGTGGGCTCGGTGCGCTTCACCATGCGCCCGCCGGCGTCGAACTCGAAGGTGGTGCGCGCCGTGCCCTGCACCATCGCGGTGCGGTGGCCCGCGGCGTCGTACTCGTACTCGGTGCGCACGCCCGCCGGGTCCACGTGGGCCTTGATGCGGCCCAGCGCGTCCGGCTCGAAGCGCTCCACGCCCTGCAGCGGGTCCGTGCGGGAGGTGAGGAAGCCCGCGGGGTCGTAGGCCATGCGGGTGACCTTGCTGTCCGGGCTGGTGTACGTCTCCACGCGCCCCTCGGGCGTGTACGTGAAGCGCTCCACCGCGTTGCCCGGCGCGGTCACGGTCTCCAGCATCCCGCGCGCGTCATAGGTGTAGCTCGTGGTCTGGCCCGCCTCGGCGCGGGTCTTCAGTCGCCCCGCGCTGTCGTAGGTGAGGAACACCGCGCTCTGGCCCGCGAGCGTCTGGGTGCGCACCACGCTGAAGGTGGAGTCGTAGCTCCAGGTGGAGAGTGCGCCGGTGGGGTCCTTGATGCTCAGCACGTTGCCGCGCGCGTCGTACGTGGTCTGGGTGAGGCCGCCGCGCGCGTCCTTCTGGGTACGCAGCAGGCCCCCCTGCCAGGTGTTCTCGGTGCGGTTGCCCAGCGGGTCCACCACCGCGACGGGGTTGCCGTCCGCGTTGTGGTAGCGCACCCACTGCCCGCCGTTGCGGTCCGTGTACACGCTGGCGCGCTTCACGGCGTCGTAGGTCGCGCTGGTCTGCTCGCCCAGCGGGTTGCGGCTGCCGATCCACCGGTCCTGGAAGTCGTAGAAGTTCTGGTAGCGCTTGCCGCGCTTGTCCACGCGCGCGGTGAGGTTCAGGTCCCCGTCGTACTCGTAGCGCTCGGTCTCGCCGGTGGCGTCCGTGGCGGCCACCAGCGCGTCGCCCTCGTACGCGTAGCGCACGCTGCGGCCCGCGCGGTCCTTCACCTCGGTGAGCTTGCTGCCCACGTGCGTGAAGGTGAGGGCCGGCTGGCCGTGGGTGTCCAGCACCTGCGCGAGCAGGCCGCCCGCATACACGAGCGTGGCCTTGTGGCCGCTCGCGTTCTGCATGCGGGTGAGGCGGCCCGCCGCATCGAAGTCGAACTGCACGCCGTCCGTGGAGCGCAGGTTCCAGCCGCCGCCCGCCACTGCGGCGAGCGCGAAGAACTGGCCCGCGGGGGTGACGAAGGTGCCGTTCGCCTGGCGGTCGAAGCGGATCTCCCGCCAGTCGTCCTGCACGTAGGTGACGTCGCCGTCGGCCTCGGGGCGCAGGAAGACGCCGTAGGTGGAGATCCACCCGTAGCCCAGGTCCGTCAGGCCGCGCGCGCGGCTCGCGTAGGTGCGCTGCAGCAGGAGGGGCAGGCGCAGGTTGGGCAGCTTCAGGTCCACGAAGTACTCGCGCCAGTTGCCGCTCGCCATGTCCACGCGGGAGTTGTCCACCTCCTCCGAGGAGCCGCAGGCGTTGCAGCCGGACTCCGGCGTGGGGCTGGGGCCGGTGGACGCGCCGCCGTTGAGCAGCTGCCCGATGCGGTAGCCGCCCTCCCCCGTCACCGGGTTCTCCAGGATGTAGCCGATCTGCTGCGTGTACTGCAGGTAGTTCACCGGGCGCTCGGGGATGGTGACGCGCCAGCCGGCGGCCAGCGCCTCGTCCACGTGCGAGAGCGTGTCCTGCGGGTAGCCCGTGAGCGCATCGCGCCCGGCGGGGTGCGCGCCGCTCAGGTGGTACACCTTCACGCCCTGGCTCGCGGCGGCCTGCAGCGTGCGCACCGCGGACACGCTGGGGGTGCTCAGCGTCTCCTCCCACGTCTTGTGCTCGAGCGCGCTGCCCTGGTGCCCGATGAGGCGCAGCAGCGCGGGGATGCCCGAGCTGTCCGCGTCACGGCTGAGCAGCGCCTGGTAGAAGTTCACGTCCAGCACGTAGAGGCCGCGCGCGAGCGCCACCGGCGTGCCGTTGCTGCTGCCGCCCGTGGCCACCTTGAGGTCGCGCCCCGCCATGCCCTCCACCGCGAGCGGCACCACCACGTGGCCCTGCATGCCGGTGATGCGGCGGCTCGCAGTGTTGAGCGACTGCGCGTAGCGCGCGAGCGCGAGCTGCGCCTGCGCGTCCTCGCGCTCCTCGCCCTTCGCGTCCGTCGCCTGCTGGCGCAGCTGGGTGATGCGCTCGGCCGTGGGCGTGCCACCCACCGAGCCCAGCGCGTACACCGAGCCCGCGATGGGCTGGTGCGCGGAGAGCGCGGGGCTGGTGCCGGGCAGCGTGGTGCGCACGGTGAGGCTCTGGGTGATGCCGGGCATCACGGGGGCGAAGCGGCGCACCTCCACGCCGTCCACGCGCAGGGAGGGCGCCACCTTCACCTGGTAGGGAGCCACGTTCTCGAGGCCCCCGGCCTGGCTGATGCGCGCCTCGTCCGCCGGGGTCGCACCGGGGTAGCGCAGGGAGAGCGAGCGCCCCTCGAGCTCCGCCATCTCGAAGCGCTGCGCCTGCCCGTCCAGGGTGAGGTCCACGAAGTGGCGCATGTTCTCGGGGGGCCGGGAGAAGAGCAGCAGGCTCTGCTCCACCTTCGCCGGGTGCTCCGCGGGCAGGAGGCGCAAGGGCTCCTGCACCATCTGCGCGTGCAGCAGGGCGTCATCCAGCGTGTTGCACAGGTTCTTCGCCTGCGCGGCCGCGAGCAGCTGCGCTTCGAACACGTCCAGGGGCGTCTCGGCCTTCGTGCCGGAGAGGTAGGCGTCGAAGTCGAAGGTCACCAGGCCGCGCAGGTTCACCCGCTGGGTGTAGGCCATGCGCTTGAGGCCGGGGTCGAGGCGCACCCACAGCCTCTCCGCGCCGCTGCCGCCGCCCGTGCCTCCGCCGCGGTACTGGCCGTAGGAGACGAAGGCGCGCACCCACGCGCGCTCCGCGAGCACGCCCTTGCCGTCCTCCGTCACCTGCGCGGGGATGCCCGCGCGGCTCATCAGCGAGGCGGCGAGCGCGGGGGCCTCCAGGCCCGTGAGCGACTGGGCCTGCGCCGCGGAGAGGCGCACCGCGCCGTACTCGTAGCGCGCCGGCACGCCCGAGGCGCGCAGGAGCGCGATGAGCAGCGAGGCCTGGTCGAAGTCGTTGCCGCGCGCCTCCGCCAGCGTCGCCGCGGCGCCCTTCTTGCTGCCGTAGTACAGCTCCGGCTCCACGCGGGTGTGCACCCAGTTGTAGAGCGCGAGCGGCGTGCCGCCGAGCTTCGCGGCCAGGGCCTTCACCTCCTCCGTCTGCAGCGTCTCGGGCGTCTGGGCGAGGTCCTCGTCCGCCGGGGTGGGCAGCGCGGCCATCACACCCGCGAGCGCACCGGCCCCGTACGAGGCCACCTGCACGCGCGGCGCGCCGTGGCCCTGCAGCACGTCCTGCACCGGCACCAGCGCGCCGTTCCACTGCTCCACCCAGGTCTGCCCGCCCTGTGCCTCGGCGTAGAGCTCGCGCAGCTGCGGGGTGAGCGCGCCGTGGCGCGGGGCGAGCCGCGGCGTGCGCTGCTGCACCTTGAGCTGCTGGGCGCGCGAGGGCGCAAACGAGCGCTCCGGCGGGCGCGGGGCGCCGCGGCGCAGGGCCTCGCCGAGCCCGGGGGCATTGAGCGCCGCGAGCTTCGCCTGCGTCTGCGCGTCGCTCAGGCGCTGCGCGCGCGCCTCGGCGAGGGCGCGCAGCACGGGCGCGTCGGGGTCGGCGGCGCCCACGCGCTGGGCCTCGGCCTTCGCGCGGGCGAGCCGCTGCTGCTGCACCTGCGCCTGGGCGTAGGTGCGCGCCTCGTCCAGCGCCGCCTTGCGCCGCGCGGTGGCCTCGCTGCGCTGCTGGGCGAAGTAGGCCTCGGGGTCCGCGAGCTGCGCGGGCGAGAGGCCCAGCTGCTGCGCCGCCTCGGCCAGGGACTGGCGCTGGGCGCGCTCGGCGGCGAGCGCCTGCGAGAGGGGCTGGCCGCTGAGGAAGAGGGTGGTGAGGACTGCGAGGGTGGACGTCAGGGCCCGGAAGCTGGCCGTCTTGCGATTGAACATGGCGCTGCCTCTGTGTGGGGAGCTGGGGCGCCCCCGCCCGCTCGGGAGCGGGGGCGCCCACAGGAAGGTGGGAGAAGGGAGGGGAGCTACTCGCAGCGCAGCCGCGGGGCGCCTGCGGGCGCTGCGGGCGTCTGCACCAGGGCCTGGCTGCCGCGCACGGCCACCTCGTTGGCGACCACCGCGCCGAAGATGCGGCCGTTGCTCGCGAGGTCGAGGTTGGCGGTGGGCGCGTAGACCTGCAGCGCGATGTCGCCTGCGTGGGGCACGGTGACGTAGTCGCCATTGCGCTCGAGGTCTGCCGCGGACACCAGCACCAGGCTGCTGCCCTCGGCGGGACGCGCCTGCAGCCGCGAGTCTCCGCTGACGGCGAAGCTGCCCTCCACGTAGAGCTCCACGTGCGCGCCCGGTGCGGCGCCGAGGGTGGAAGTGCCGTCCACCCACACGTAGGGCAGGAAGTAGCGCCCCGAGGGCAGCAGCAGCGTGCGCTTGCCGCGCACCACGAGGCCGCCGTCCCACCACAGCCACTTGCTGCTCTCGGGCAGGGTCTGCAGCTTCGCGTTGTCGTTGCTCTCGCGCACGCGCAGCATCGCCGCCTGCACGTCGTAGCCGCAGCCGCAGGGGCTGGGCGCCGGCGTCACCCGCTCGGAGCCCAGCGCCAGCTTCGCGGTGCGCGCCACGGCGAGCTGGTTGCCGTAGTAGGCGCGCCCGTCCACCCCGCTCGCGCCCTGCAGCGAGAGGCTGCCGCCCACGACGAAGTCGCCGCCCAGGTGCGCAGTGCTCAGGATGTTGGCCGCACCGTTGGCCCCCGCGCTCGCCTTCTGCCCCGGCTCCGCCGCGCTCAGGTTGGCCCGGTCCTTGATGGCCAGGTTGTTGAGCGCACACACCGCGTAGTCGAAGCGCGGCAGCGTGCCGCCCTTGACGGTGAAGCCGATGCGCTGCTCCCGCACGTTGCCCGCGCGGTCCTCGGCGCGCACCCGCAGCTCGTGGGCGCCCGGGGCGCTCACCGTGTCACCGCTGTTGAAGGGGCTCCCGTCCAGCGTCGCGGAGACGCCCAGCAGCGCCGCGTCCGTGGCGGCGAAGGTGATGGTGAAGCCCTCGGCCACCTGGCCCTCGCTCACGCCCGTGACGTTCAGCTCGGGCAGGGTGAAGTCCAGCGTGAAGGCGAGCTGCTGGGCCGTGCGGTTGCCCGCCGCATCCAGCGCCTCCACCTCGAGGGTGTGGGGGCCCTCGGCGGACACCTGCGCGCCGGGGGCGAGGGGGCTGCCGTCCACGCGCACCGTGGTGGTGCCCGGGTGCGCATCCGTCACCTGCACCGTGGGCTGCACGGGCAGGCGGTAGGAGGCACCTGCGCTCACGCCGGCCACCTGCAGGGTGGGCGGGGTGGTGTCGAGCGCGAAGGCGCGCGAGGCGGTGGCGCTGTTGCCCGCCGCATCCGTCGCCGTCACGGTCCACAGGTGGTCGCCTTCGGCCGACACGCTCGTGCCCGAGGAGAAGTCCCCCGTGCCATCCAGCGTGGACTTCAGCGTGACGCTCAGCGCGTCGCTCGCGCTGAAGGTGAGCGTCACCGGGCCGTGCACCACCGCGCCCTGGGCCACGCCTGCGAGCAGCAGCGCGGGCGCCTGGCGATCCAGCGTGAAGCGCAGCTGCAGCTCGCTGGCGTTGCCCTCCACGTCCACCGCCTCCACCGCGAGCACGTGCGTGCCCTCGGCGCTCACCGGGGTGCCGTTCGCGTACGGCAGGCCGTCCAGCGTCATCAGGGCGCTGAAGCGGCTCTCGTCCTCCACCTGCACGTCCGGAGTGACGGCGGCGGCGTTCGTCGCCTGGCCGTCGCTCACGCCCGCCACCCGGATGGTGGGGGGCGTGGTGTCCACGTGCAGCGCGGCGGAGACGAGCACGCGCTCCAGCGTGCGCCCGTCCAGCTCCACCACCAGCAGCTTCTGTCCCTCGGTGACGGCCGCGGTGGGCACGCTCAGGGTGCTCACCGCCGTGCCACCCGCGGGCACGTCCACGCCCTGCGCGGCCGCGCCCTGCTCGGCGAGCGCCGCGGCATCCAGCAGCCGCACCTTCAGCGTGCGGCCCGCCACCGGCAGCGCGCCCGTGTTGCTCAGCGTCACCTTCACGGGGAGCGTCGGGCCCAGCGGGAAGGGCGAGCGCACGCTCACGGCCGCGCGCACGGTCTCCTCGGCCGCGTACTGCAGCGCGAAGGTGGCCTCGCGCGAGTCCATCACCCCACCCTGCGCATCGCGCACCTCGGCCTGCACGGTGTACGTGCCGGGCGGGAGGCTCGCGGAGAGGGCGAAGAGCTCGTTCGTGTCGAAGTGGCCCGCGGGCGGCAGCGGCGGCACAGGGCGCGTGGAGGCGAGCAGCTGCGCGCCTGCGGCATCGCGCACCGTCACCCGCACGGTGGCGCCGTTGAGCCAGGTGTTGAGGCTCAGGTTGCTGGTGCGCTGGCTGATGAGCACGTCGCGGCCGGGGGCGTACACGCCGCGGTCCGTCACCACCTCGGTGCTCGCGCCCGCTGCGCCCGTCACCGCCACGCGCGCCTCGGCGCGCGCGAGCAGGCGCCCGCTCTCCGTCGCCTCGGCGACGAGGCGGTAGGTGCCCGGGGGCAGCCGGCCCGTGTTCCAGGAGAGCGGCTGCCGGGCGCCGCCCTGGGGCTCGAGCAGCAGCTGCGTCGCGGGCAGCAGCGTGCCCAGCACGGTGCCGTCCTCGGCGAGCGCCCGGGCGCTGAGCCACACCTCCCGCGCGGAAGGCAGCACGTTGGTCAGCTGCACCTCGCCCGCGATCGCCGTCTCCGGGCCCGCGGAGGCGGGATTCGCCGCCACCGCGAGCGCGAGGCCCGAGGCCTCCACGGCGAGCGGCAGCGCCGCGCGGTTGTTCGTCTCGAGGAACTCCGGCACCTGGTCCGCCGGGTCCACCTCCAGCAGCACCTGGTTGCTCGCGGAGGGCGCGCTCAGCTCGGCCGAGAGCGCCACCGACTCGCCGTCCAGCAGCGCGGGCAGCACGCCCTCCTGCACCACGGCGCCGTCCATCACGAAGCGGTAGGCCGCGGCGGGCGCGCTCGCGCCCTGGTTGCGCACGGTGGCCTGCACGCTCACGCGCTCACCCTCGCGGGCCGAGCGGGGGCTGAGCGACACGAGCTGGGCGACGAGGTCCGGAAGCTGTGCGTCCGCGACGTCCAGCAGGAAGACGGCCTGGTTGTTCGAGCGGTCGCCGTCCAGCGCGAGCCCCTCGGGGTCGGCGGCGAGCTGCAGCTGGCGCTGCGAGGGCAGCGCGGTGAGCTGCACCGCCACGCGCGCGGCCTCACCGGCAGCGAGCGCCGGCAGCGCCGTGCGGCCCTGGCCCTTCACCTCGAGCGCGCTCGCGGCGCAGGCCTGCTGGCCCACGTTGCGCACGCTCGCGGCGAGGGACACCGGAGCGCCCGCGGCCGGAGCGGCGGGGCTCGCCTGCAGGCTCGCGGCGTCCAGCGCGAGGTCGCACACCGCGGTGCCCGCGCCCACGAAGAGGCGGAAGGAGGCGGTGTTGTTCTCGTGGCCGGACTCCTCGATGGCGCCCTCGGCCTCCTCGGGGTTCACCACGGCCCAGATGCGGTGCTCGCCCTCCGGGTACGCGTCCCAGAGGAGGCTCGCCGCCGCCTGGCCGGTGCGCGGAGCGAGCGGCCCCGCGGCGCGCGCCTCGCCCAGGCGCTTGCCGCCCTGCGCGGGGTCACCGTCGTAGAACACCACGCGCACGTCGGAGGCGCTGAGCCCGCCCACGTTGCGCACGTTCGCCGTCAGCTGCACCTGCGCGCCCACGCGGCCCTGCGCGGGCAGCGCGGTGAGCGGAGTGGCGGCGAGCGCGAGGTCCGCCAGCAGGCGGCTCGGCTCCTTGTCGAACTGCTGGTTGTAGGTGTTGCCCTCGGGCTTGAGCCACCAGCGCAGGTCCGGGCTCACGCGCAGGTCGTCGCCCACCTGACCGCGGCGCAGGCTGCGCGTAGGCCAGGTGCTGGGCAGCTTCTTCCAGTGCGGGCTCGCGTACACGAGCACCTGGTTGCAGCCGTACACCGGGAACTGGTTCGCCTCCCACACCGCGCCGTCACCGTTGAGGCAGTCGCTGCTGCGCGAGACCACCACCTCGGCGCGCGCCTCGGCGTCCGCGCCCAGCGCGGCCACCACCGGCACCTGCCGGTCGCTGTAGGCGAGGTCCCCGTCGATGGCGCCGCCGCTCACCGGCATGGGGCTGGGGAAGGCGGTGAGGGGGCGGCCGCTGCGGCCGTCCAGCAGGAAGAGGCCGCGGTTGAGCGACTGCGGCAGCAGCTGCGGGCGGCCGAGCCCCAGCAGGTCCGCCGCCGAGGCCACCGACACGTCCGTGGACTCGAAGGGGACGATGGGCGTGTTCCACAGCGTCTGCAGCTCGGGCGAGAAGGCCGCGAAGTTCGGCTGCGTCGAGTTGTTGCTCACCGCCGGGTAGCTCAGGCCGTCCTGGCGCAGGGCGGCCGCGAGCATGCCGCGGTCGGAGGCCTCGTAGGCCACGCCCTGCCACTTGCGGTTGCCGGTGCGCAGGTCGTAGGCCTCGAGCGCGCCGCGGTACACGGGGATGACCAGCTCCGGCTGCCCGTCCAGGTCCAGGTCCACGATGGCGTGCTCACCCGCGCTGCTCACCGCGTCGCGCTTCCACAGCAGGCTGCCGCGGTGGTCCGTGAGGAACAGCTGCTGCGCGGCGACGAGCAGCTCCACGTCCCCGTCGCCGTCCACGTCCAGCGCATCCACGCGCACCGGGCTGCCGGTGCACGAGGCCGGCACGGGAGCAGCGTCCACGAGCGCGTGGCCGTCCTTGCCCGAGAAGCCGCGCAGGCGCTCGCCGTCGTAGTCCACCAGGTCGCTCACGCCGTCGGCGTCCAGGTCCGCGAGGCCGAGCGTGGCCCGGCGGCGCCAGCAGGCCCCCGCGTTGGAGACGGTGTCCTGGCTCCACTTCACCTGCCCGTCCGCGTCCAGCACGCTCAGGCGCTGGGTGCGCGCGGTGCCCGAGAGCCGCTCGGAGGCCACCACCACCTCCCCCTGCCCGTCACCGTCCAGGTCCGCGAGCACCACGTCGTCCAGCATGCTCAGGGCCTGGTGGCGCCAGCGCAGCGTGTGCCCGCCCTGCGCCGTGGGCGCGTACACGACGACGCCGCCCGAGACGCCCGCGGGGTCCAGCGTCACGGGCACGCTCGCGCGGTAGCCCACCACCAGGTCCGGCGCCGCGCCCGGGTGCAGGCGCCCCACGCGCACCTCCTGCCCCGTCACGTAGCGCACGCCCGCGTAGGCGGGGCCCAGGTCCAGCTTCAGCAGCTCGCGCAGGAAGAGGTGGCGGCCGGCGAAGGTGCCGGTGGTGCTGTCGGTCAGCTGGCGCGCGCTGAAGCGGGTCAGCTTCGCGAACACCTCCACCGGGCCCTCCTTGCGCAGCCAGTCGAAGCTCGCGCTCGCGCTGCCGCTCGCGGGCACGGTGAGCGGGCTCTCGCCCAGCTTGCGCCCCTCGGAGAGGCCGGGGCGGCCCTGCCACCACTCCACGACGGTGCTGCCGGCGGTCGCCGCCCGGTTGTGCACCGTGGCGCTCAGGTGCACGCGCTCGCCCACGTCCGCGCCGGCGGGCGCGAAGGCCAGGTCCTCGGGCTGCAGGCTGAGCTGGATGGCCTCGGGCGAGACGGTGAGCTCCGCGCAGTTGTCGTTCTCGTTCTGCTCCTGCAGCGCGTTCTCCACGTCCACGCAGGCGCGCAGCGAGGGGGCCTGCGCGGGGCGCACCAGGGAGCCGAAGTCCACGCGCGCGCTGTCCCCGCCGGCGAGCTGCACCGGCAGCCGCGCCCACACCCGGCCGTCCACCTGGTTCACCAGCTCCACGCTGCTGCTCACCGGCTCGCGCCCGCTGTTGCGCACGGTGGCGGTGAGGGCGAAGGTCTCCCCGGCCTTGGCGCTGCTGGGGTTCGCGCTGAGCTGATCGAGCGCCACCTCCACGCCCGGCTGCAGGCTCACGCTCACGCTGTGGGTGGCGGAGTTGTTGTTGCGGTTGGTGTCGTTGAGGCGGCGCTCGGGGTCCACCTCCACGCGCAGGCTGGTGCTCTTCTCCAGCGCGAGCTGCAGCTCCGCCTGAGCGCTCCCGCGCGCGGGCACGCTGGGCAGCTCCACCAGGCCCAGGGGCTGGGTGCTCACTCCGCCGGACTCGTACACGCCCACTGCCACGCGGTTCGCGTCGTTGGCGCCGGGGTTGGTCACCTGCACGCGCAGCGTGAAGGGCTGGCGCGCGCCCACCTCTCCGGGCGCGTGCGTGATGCCCGCGCTCACCACGGCCAGGTCCACCGGGAGGCTGGTGCCGGGATCGTAGAAGCGGAAGGCCGCGTTGTTCGTCTCGTCGCGCTCGGCGAGCACGTTGGCCGGGTCCACCACCGCGTGGATGGCCGTGGCGCCGTTGGCCCCCGCGGCATCCCAGAGCACCGACACGGTGGTGCTCGCGTTGGAGGCGAGCCCCGCCGCCACGGTGGCCGTGCCCAGGCGCACCCCGCCCACCGAGCCCTTGTACACGTCCACCGCCACGTCGCGCGCGAGCGTGCTGCCCACGTTGCGCACGGTGACGTCCACCCGCACCTGCGTGCCGCTCTGCTGCACGAAGGAGAGGGAGGTGTTGGAGACGCTGAGGTCCGAGCCGCGCTGCACTTCCATGCGCGCGGAGGC
It contains:
- a CDS encoding CARDB domain-containing protein: MRTRTLQGLKLWGAAGLALAVATGAAAAPIDGGLAFLQQYRDPETGSYGASLGEDPALTTPDVLEALRAVGQGQGEPALWAEQYLTHLPAQVDAELVLRQQLAVAGLAPYVVARTSHADGFDAPDALHLALTLRALRGLPQATYASYSALAWQLALSARPDGCYAYADNGASVPLTAEVVLALRHFTHDVLVNGALQHALTCMKAAQGADGAFGTPDATAMAVVALVGAPGDHAQAIARARANLEGLQALDGSWAGSVRLTAIAVRALASASPDWRVVPDESGRGVVLLSPTAPLQGQPVLASLDVENRSGFAAPAGRVRFVATSVAGGEPVVLAEAALAQLAGGARTHVTASLPTDGLEGAYTVQALVDPERSVVEFDELNNTASARMEVQRGSDLSVSNTSLSFVQQSGTQVRVDVTVRNVGSTLARDVAVDVYKGSVGGVRLGTATVAAGLASNASTTVSVLWDAAGANGATAIHAVVDPANVLAERDETNNAAFRFYDPGTSLPVDLAVVSAGITHAPGEVGARQPFTLRVQVTNPGANDANRVAVGVYESGGVSTQPLGLVELPSVPARGSAQAELQLALEKSTSLRVEVDPERRLNDTNRNNNSATHSVSVSLQPGVEVALDQLSANPSSAKAGETFALTATVRNSGREPVSSSVELVNQVDGRVWARLPVQLAGGDSARVDFGSLVRPAQAPSLRACVDVENALQEQNENDNCAELTVSPEAIQLSLQPEDLAFAPAGADVGERVHLSATVHNRAATAGSTVVEWWQGRPGLSEGRKLGESPLTVPASGSASASFDWLRKEGPVEVFAKLTRFSARQLTDSTTGTFAGRHLFLRELLKLDLGPAYAGVRYVTGQEVRVGRLHPGAAPDLVVGYRASVPVTLDPAGVSGGVVVYAPTAQGGHTLRWRHQALSMLDDVVLADLDGDGQGEVVVASERLSGTARTQRLSVLDADGQVKWSQDTVSNAGACWRRRATLGLADLDADGVSDLVDYDGERLRGFSGKDGHALVDAAPVPASCTGSPVRVDALDVDGDGDVELLVAAQQLFLTDHRGSLLWKRDAVSSAGEHAIVDLDLDGQPELVIPVYRGALEAYDLRTGNRKWQGVAYEASDRGMLAAALRQDGLSYPAVSNNSTQPNFAAFSPELQTLWNTPIVPFESTDVSVASAADLLGLGRPQLLPQSLNRGLFLLDGRSGRPLTAFPSPMPVSGGAIDGDLAYSDRQVPVVAALGADAEARAEVVVSRSSDCLNGDGAVWEANQFPVYGCNQVLVYASPHWKKLPSTWPTRSLRRGQVGDDLRVSPDLRWWLKPEGNTYNQQFDKEPSRLLADLALAATPLTALPAQGRVGAQVQLTANVRNVGGLSASDVRVVFYDGDPAQGGKRLGEARAAGPLAPRTGQAAASLLWDAYPEGEHRIWAVVNPEEAEGAIEESGHENNTASFRLFVGAGTAVCDLALDAASLQASPAAPAAGAPVSLAASVRNVGQQACAASALEVKGQGRTALPALAAGEAARVAVQLTALPSQRQLQLAADPEGLALDGDRSNNQAVFLLDVADAQLPDLVAQLVSLSPRSAREGERVSVQATVRNQGASAPAAAYRFVMDGAVVQEGVLPALLDGESVALSAELSAPSASNQVLLEVDPADQVPEFLETNNRAALPLAVEASGLALAVAANPASAGPETAIAGEVQLTNVLPSAREVWLSARALAEDGTVLGTLLPATQLLLEPQGGARQPLSWNTGRLPPGTYRLVAEATESGRLLARAEARVAVTGAAGASTEVVTDRGVYAPGRDVLISQRTSNLSLNTWLNGATVRVTVRDAAGAQLLASTRPVPPLPPAGHFDTNELFALSASLPPGTYTVQAEVRDAQGGVMDSREATFALQYAAEETVRAAVSVRSPFPLGPTLPVKVTLSNTGALPVAGRTLKVRLLDAAALAEQGAAAQGVDVPAGGTAVSTLSVPTAAVTEGQKLLVVELDGRTLERVLVSAALHVDTTPPTIRVAGVSDGQATNAAAVTPDVQVEDESRFSALMTLDGLPYANGTPVSAEGTHVLAVEAVDVEGNASELQLRFTLDRQAPALLLAGVAQGAVVHGPVTLTFSASDALSVTLKSTLDGTGDFSSGTSVSAEGDHLWTVTATDAAGNSATASRAFALDTTPPTLQVAGVSAGASYRLPVQPTVQVTDAHPGTTTVRVDGSPLAPGAQVSAEGPHTLEVEALDAAGNRTAQQLAFTLDFTLPELNVTGVSEGQVAEGFTITFAATDAALLGVSATLDGSPFNSGDTVSAPGAHELRVRAEDRAGNVREQRIGFTVKGGTLPRFDYAVCALNNLAIKDRANLSAAEPGQKASAGANGAANILSTAHLGGDFVVGGSLSLQGASGVDGRAYYGNQLAVARTAKLALGSERVTPAPSPCGCGYDVQAAMLRVRESNDNAKLQTLPESSKWLWWDGGLVVRGKRTLLLPSGRYFLPYVWVDGTSTLGAAPGAHVELYVEGSFAVSGDSRLQARPAEGSSLVLVSAADLERNGDYVTVPHAGDIALQVYAPTANLDLASNGRIFGAVVANEVAVRGSQALVQTPAAPAGAPRLRCE